A window of the Cystobacter fuscus genome harbors these coding sequences:
- a CDS encoding ABC transporter ATP-binding protein: MAPRPSPHVYRRLLGYVRPYRLLLGAGLGASLVAAAATSTYAWLVGPLLRAVLTGGPVELAGVKLPGERLLGVVPLMVVGVAVLKAGANYLQGGWMQRLGQRVMADLRASLYGRLLSWPPAFFERQHSGELLTRFTADVPLVEFSVTQALSSYVRDGLQILALLVTCLLIDAKLFLLTFVVMPLTVLPVRAFTRSLKKVAQRSQTSLGALTALTAEQLQTLPVVRAYGAGSRALARFETEAERYLGEMRRSLFLRGAYSPTVELMGMVGVAVAVAWGARAISGDPSLSGRLLSFITATLLLYQPVKSLSGTLSQVVTGLVGAERLFALADQPVPPDEGEDAPPLTRALTLSGLRATYPDGREALRGVDLTVPAGARVALVGASGAGKTTLFSVLLGFLPPSGGTVSWDGVPLSRLKPSRVRERLAWVPQEPVLFSGSVRHNVLLGRPGASDADVWEALRLAHAEDFVRALPGGLDEPVGERGARLSGGQRQRLALARAFLRQPSVLLLDEPTSALDAQSEAAVGAGLATLMKGRTVLVIAHRLSTVRDADLIVVLDAGRVVEAGTHAELSARGGPYARLLGEGAVAA, from the coding sequence GTGGCGCCTCGTCCCTCCCCTCACGTCTATCGTCGGCTCCTGGGCTATGTGCGGCCCTATCGCCTGCTGCTCGGAGCGGGACTCGGTGCCTCGCTCGTGGCCGCCGCGGCGACCTCCACCTACGCCTGGCTCGTGGGGCCCCTGCTGCGCGCCGTGCTCACCGGCGGCCCCGTGGAGCTCGCGGGCGTGAAGCTGCCCGGAGAGCGCCTCCTCGGCGTCGTGCCCCTGATGGTGGTGGGCGTGGCGGTGCTCAAGGCGGGCGCGAACTACCTCCAGGGTGGGTGGATGCAGCGGCTGGGACAACGGGTGATGGCGGACCTGCGCGCGTCCCTCTACGGGCGCCTGCTCTCCTGGCCCCCCGCCTTCTTCGAGCGCCAGCACTCGGGCGAGCTCCTCACGCGCTTCACCGCGGACGTGCCCCTGGTGGAGTTCTCCGTCACCCAGGCGCTCTCCTCGTACGTGCGCGACGGGTTGCAGATCCTCGCGCTGCTCGTCACGTGCCTGCTCATCGACGCGAAGCTCTTCCTGCTCACCTTCGTGGTGATGCCGCTCACGGTGCTGCCGGTGCGCGCCTTCACGCGCTCGCTCAAGAAGGTGGCCCAGCGCTCACAGACGAGCCTGGGCGCGCTCACGGCGCTCACGGCGGAGCAGTTGCAGACGCTGCCGGTGGTGCGGGCCTATGGCGCCGGCTCCCGGGCGCTCGCGCGCTTCGAGACCGAGGCGGAGCGCTACCTCGGGGAGATGCGCCGCTCGCTCTTCCTGCGCGGCGCGTACAGCCCCACCGTGGAGCTGATGGGGATGGTGGGCGTGGCGGTGGCGGTGGCCTGGGGCGCACGCGCCATCTCGGGAGACCCCTCGCTCTCCGGACGGCTCCTGTCCTTCATCACCGCCACGCTCCTGCTCTACCAACCGGTGAAGTCGCTCAGCGGCACGCTCTCCCAGGTGGTGACGGGCCTGGTGGGCGCCGAGCGCCTCTTCGCGCTCGCGGACCAGCCCGTGCCACCGGATGAGGGCGAGGACGCCCCACCCCTCACCCGGGCCCTGACGCTCTCGGGCCTGCGCGCCACCTACCCCGACGGCCGCGAGGCCCTGCGGGGCGTGGACCTCACGGTGCCCGCGGGGGCCCGGGTGGCGCTGGTGGGCGCGTCCGGCGCGGGCAAGACGACGCTCTTCTCCGTGCTGCTGGGCTTCTTGCCCCCCAGTGGCGGCACGGTGAGCTGGGATGGCGTGCCCCTGTCACGGCTCAAGCCCTCGCGCGTGCGCGAGCGCCTGGCGTGGGTGCCCCAGGAGCCGGTGCTCTTCTCCGGCAGCGTGCGACACAACGTGCTGCTCGGGCGACCGGGCGCCTCGGACGCGGACGTGTGGGAGGCGCTGCGACTCGCACACGCCGAGGACTTCGTGCGCGCCCTGCCCGGGGGACTCGACGAGCCGGTGGGCGAGCGCGGCGCGCGCCTGTCGGGAGGACAGCGCCAGCGCCTCGCCCTCGCGCGGGCCTTCCTGCGCCAGCCCTCCGTCCTCCTGCTGGACGAGCCCACCAGCGCCCTGGATGCCCAGAGCGAGGCGGCGGTGGGCGCGGGCCTCGCCACCCTGATGAAGGGGCGCACGGTGCTCGTCATCGCCCACCGGCTGTCCACCGTGCGCGACGCGGACCTGATCGTCGTCCTCGACGCCGGGCGCGTGGTGGAGGCGGGCACCCATGCCGAGCTGTCCGCCCGGGGGGGCCCCTATGCCCGGCTCCTCGGTGAAGGGGCCGTCGCCGCCTGA
- the dnaJ gene encoding molecular chaperone DnaJ, with amino-acid sequence MPAVSGQKRDYYEVLGVQKTVSAQELKSAFRKVALQYHPDRNPGNQEAEEKFKEASEAYEILSDPERRNRYDRFGHAGVGGAAGGDPFGGFQGVNINDIFGEIFGDIFGGRGGRRASNRGADLRFNLEISFEEAAFGCRPKVPIPRPKKCDTCSGTGSKSASAPKTCGTCGGAGEVRFTQGFFAVSRPCSECGGTGAVVPDPCGKCKGSGKVPSDEVIEVNIPAGVDNGTRVRLTGMGEPGDRGGPAGDLYVTVIVREHPLFQREDYDVFCEVPISFTQAALGAKIDVPTLDGKVKMTIPEGAQSGKVFRLKGKGIPHLHSGQRGDQHVRIVVETPTGLTQKQRELLEKFAEASGEEAHPQSKNFFEKVRELFG; translated from the coding sequence ATGCCAGCGGTTTCGGGCCAGAAGCGGGACTATTACGAGGTGCTGGGGGTCCAGAAGACCGTCTCGGCGCAGGAACTCAAGAGCGCCTTTCGCAAGGTGGCCCTGCAGTACCACCCGGACCGCAACCCCGGGAACCAGGAGGCCGAGGAGAAGTTCAAGGAAGCCTCGGAGGCCTACGAGATCCTGAGTGATCCGGAGCGCCGCAACCGCTACGACCGTTTCGGTCACGCGGGGGTGGGCGGGGCGGCCGGGGGAGACCCGTTCGGCGGGTTCCAGGGCGTCAACATCAACGACATCTTCGGGGAGATCTTCGGAGACATCTTCGGTGGGCGAGGGGGCCGCCGGGCGAGCAACCGGGGCGCGGACCTGCGCTTCAACCTGGAGATTTCCTTCGAGGAGGCGGCGTTCGGCTGCCGGCCGAAGGTGCCGATTCCGCGGCCGAAGAAGTGCGACACGTGCTCGGGCACGGGCAGCAAGAGCGCCTCGGCGCCCAAGACGTGCGGCACGTGCGGGGGCGCGGGCGAGGTGCGCTTCACCCAGGGCTTCTTCGCCGTGTCGCGGCCGTGCTCCGAGTGCGGCGGTACGGGCGCGGTGGTGCCGGACCCGTGCGGCAAGTGCAAGGGCTCGGGCAAGGTGCCCAGTGACGAGGTCATCGAGGTCAACATCCCGGCGGGCGTGGACAACGGCACGCGGGTGCGGCTGACGGGCATGGGCGAGCCGGGAGACCGGGGCGGCCCCGCGGGCGACCTGTACGTGACGGTCATCGTGCGCGAGCACCCGCTCTTCCAGCGCGAGGACTACGACGTCTTCTGCGAGGTGCCCATCTCCTTCACCCAGGCGGCGCTGGGCGCGAAGATCGACGTGCCCACGCTCGACGGCAAGGTGAAGATGACCATCCCCGAGGGCGCCCAGTCCGGCAAGGTGTTCCGCCTCAAGGGCAAGGGCATTCCGCACCTGCACAGTGGCCAGCGTGGCGACCAGCACGTGCGCATCGTCGTGGAGACGCCCACCGGGCTCACCCAGAAGCAGCGCGAGCTGCTCGAGAAGTTCGCCGAGGCCAGCGGCGAGGAAGCGCACCCGCAGTCGAAGAACTTCTTCGAGAAGGTGCGCGAGCTGTTCGGCTAG
- a CDS encoding protein kinase domain-containing protein encodes MATYRLIRRLAAGGMAEVFLAKVVGAEGCEKSVAVKRILPSMARDREFVELFLREARLTVCLQHPNVVQVLDLGALEGQYYMVMEWVEGVPLRTLQRGAAERGLLLGLREVCFIVQQISEGLAYAHGRVDAAGRPLNIIHRDVNPSNVLVSSRGEVKLADFGIAKALNAQSGTQVGVVKGRAGYLAPEQVKGAEVDQRADLFLTGLLLYELLSGRQLFQGTDYFQTLRAIAQFDVRRLVPLPGVPAALWSIITRALAPEPAARFQRARDLADALRDFLFEHRLRVGPQDVAALFQRCLPGRRSLLEGVDGGSHEALGEEIRLGSDVGLQRPTPLTSVRSRPPFLGGPRLGTPAPVRTQAESGRFPVPTPPSSTGVLELAPRARRPAHRKLGEMLLVFGKVSEPQLRGALERQRCTGGRIGELLVAEGLLSEEDVVRALSEQSGIPFISDRVLRTMPVPRVLLPLLSLEKAERLEVVPVSQQAGELVCAMREPRDLARLDELKSITGHAVRGIYATQSGLRRAIERFYRGEAGEPHQGGATSGGGAGDMEKAAPGGTGEMSRAARWHSRVVDAALAMLGGAGAWGSVLASLTRDVAGRLGAAPAEAESASAVAYALALAAFQESGGRFTRPSLEAVRAILGRDSEELDGLIDACARDAPPLPATTPKAVLALAAAVAFLEETDPALLGASDVSQALARLLAAGRLPPLALEALRTEVVARVTAGSKGVRAPALVPAPVNSATAASS; translated from the coding sequence ATGGCCACGTACCGACTCATCCGCAGACTGGCGGCCGGCGGAATGGCGGAAGTGTTTCTCGCCAAGGTGGTGGGCGCGGAGGGGTGCGAGAAGTCCGTGGCCGTCAAGCGCATCCTGCCGTCCATGGCGAGGGATCGGGAGTTCGTGGAGCTCTTCCTGCGCGAGGCCCGGCTCACCGTCTGTCTCCAGCACCCCAACGTGGTGCAGGTGCTCGACCTCGGGGCGCTCGAGGGCCAGTACTACATGGTGATGGAGTGGGTGGAGGGGGTGCCTCTGCGTACCCTCCAGCGCGGCGCGGCGGAGCGGGGCCTGCTGCTCGGACTGCGCGAGGTGTGCTTCATCGTCCAGCAGATCTCCGAGGGGCTCGCCTACGCGCATGGCCGCGTGGACGCGGCGGGCCGGCCGCTCAACATCATCCACCGCGACGTCAACCCGTCCAACGTGTTGGTGTCCAGCCGCGGCGAGGTGAAGCTCGCCGACTTCGGCATCGCCAAGGCCCTCAACGCGCAGAGCGGCACCCAGGTGGGGGTGGTGAAGGGCAGGGCGGGCTACCTCGCACCCGAGCAGGTCAAGGGCGCCGAGGTGGATCAGCGCGCGGACCTCTTCCTGACCGGCCTGCTGCTCTACGAGTTGCTCTCGGGCCGGCAGCTCTTCCAGGGGACGGACTACTTCCAGACGCTGCGCGCCATCGCCCAGTTCGACGTGAGGCGCCTCGTGCCCCTGCCCGGAGTGCCGGCGGCGCTCTGGAGCATCATCACCCGGGCGCTGGCGCCTGAGCCGGCGGCGCGCTTCCAGCGGGCGCGCGACCTGGCGGACGCGCTGCGCGACTTCCTCTTCGAGCACCGGTTGCGCGTGGGGCCCCAGGACGTGGCGGCGCTCTTCCAGCGCTGCCTCCCGGGACGTCGCTCGCTCCTGGAGGGCGTGGACGGCGGCTCCCACGAGGCGCTCGGGGAGGAGATCCGCCTGGGCTCGGACGTGGGGCTGCAGCGCCCGACGCCGCTCACCTCGGTGCGCTCGCGCCCGCCGTTCCTCGGAGGGCCCCGGCTGGGCACGCCCGCCCCCGTACGGACGCAAGCGGAGTCGGGCCGCTTTCCCGTCCCGACTCCCCCTTCCAGCACGGGCGTCCTGGAGCTGGCCCCACGGGCGAGGCGTCCGGCGCACCGCAAGCTGGGCGAGATGCTCCTGGTGTTCGGCAAGGTGTCGGAGCCGCAGCTCCGGGGCGCGCTGGAGCGGCAGCGGTGCACCGGCGGGCGCATCGGCGAGCTGCTCGTCGCCGAGGGGCTGCTGTCCGAGGAGGACGTGGTGCGCGCCCTGAGCGAGCAGAGCGGCATCCCCTTCATCTCGGATCGGGTGCTGCGCACCATGCCCGTGCCCCGCGTGCTGTTGCCCCTGCTGTCGCTGGAGAAGGCCGAGCGGCTCGAGGTGGTACCGGTGTCCCAGCAGGCCGGGGAGCTGGTGTGCGCCATGCGCGAGCCCCGCGACCTGGCGCGTCTGGACGAGCTGAAGTCCATCACCGGGCACGCCGTGCGCGGCATCTACGCCACCCAGAGCGGTCTGCGCCGCGCCATCGAGCGCTTCTACCGGGGCGAGGCCGGGGAGCCGCATCAGGGGGGCGCCACCTCGGGCGGTGGGGCCGGGGACATGGAGAAGGCGGCCCCGGGCGGGACCGGAGAGATGAGCCGCGCGGCGCGGTGGCACTCGCGCGTGGTGGACGCGGCGCTCGCGATGCTGGGAGGAGCGGGGGCGTGGGGCTCCGTGCTCGCCAGTCTGACCCGGGATGTGGCGGGCCGGCTGGGCGCGGCTCCCGCGGAGGCCGAGAGCGCCTCGGCGGTGGCGTATGCCCTGGCGCTCGCGGCCTTCCAGGAGTCCGGTGGGCGCTTCACGCGGCCCTCGCTCGAGGCCGTGCGCGCCATCCTGGGCCGGGACTCGGAGGAGCTGGACGGCCTGATCGACGCCTGCGCCCGGGACGCGCCGCCTCTCCCGGCGACCACCCCCAAGGCCGTGCTGGCCCTGGCCGCCGCGGTGGCCTTCCTGGAGGAAACGGACCCGGCCCTGCTCGGAGCCTCGGACGTGTCCCAGGCCCTCGCCCGGCTGCTCGCGGCTGGACGGTTGCCCCCCCTCGCTCTGGAGGCCCTTCGCACGGAGGTGGTGGCGCGGGTGACCGCCGGGTCCAAGGGCGTCCGGGCCCCGGCGCTCGTCCCCGCTCCCGTGAACTCCGCGACGGCCGCCTCGTCATGA
- a CDS encoding penicillin-binding protein activator has product MHAPTMDARLSPCRALLLALTMLIVACKTPSAASSGTDSTPSSPGEVTQENPFPTRPTVKARQDSAADAALAQAAQQAQSAPGKKGAELFLAVRKAYPETTAGQEALYRAGVLFYESQDYVNARKSFNELLFENPLHPEAADAKLRLGRSALEVGAYRDAYLMLSSLAERAEGAEQVRLWQDTAKAAEKAGLYGQALQIAVDLAGRAQTPEEQQAAVARVQQLVEGRAGFVDVARVAEGLPASHPAWPVLTFKLARIHYHLRDWTRLEETLNRFLAEAPSHPFAPQARELLTRATRRVEVQPRAVGLLLPMTGKYKAWGEAVLRGVKLGLSGSDVELIVKDTQGDVNLTGQAMEQLAYDEGAIAVLGPIASEDSRRAALLAEELQVPLLTFTRQEDITAIGPYVFRNMLTNSAQARAIADYAMKEKGLRSFAMLYPNLPYGVELANDFWDQVVDNGGQVRGAETYAHDQTTFTSEAKKLVGRYYLEDRGDYVEGVREVQEQTTGQDAFRKRKAMEKMKGSVEPIVDFEAIFIPDEWRRVSLVAPALAVEDIVTNACDARDLERIRKTTGKKTLKTVMLLGTNAWSSAKGASGLPELVERGGKFVNCSVYVDGFFVDSQRPATQRFVKSYRQTYNGDPSLLEAYGYDSARMLRQLLESKQAPQSRAELREALANLKDFDGATGKTSFDDKREARKPLFLLSVSNKGVTEVTPDQRASVGDM; this is encoded by the coding sequence ATGCACGCCCCTACCATGGATGCCCGCCTTTCTCCGTGCCGCGCCCTGTTGCTCGCGCTGACGATGCTGATTGTCGCCTGCAAGACGCCCTCCGCCGCGAGCTCCGGCACCGACTCCACCCCTTCTTCTCCGGGTGAAGTCACCCAGGAAAACCCCTTCCCGACCAGGCCCACCGTGAAGGCGCGCCAGGACTCCGCGGCGGACGCGGCGCTCGCGCAGGCGGCCCAGCAGGCCCAGTCGGCGCCGGGCAAGAAGGGCGCGGAGCTCTTCCTCGCGGTGCGCAAGGCCTACCCCGAGACGACCGCGGGCCAGGAGGCGCTCTACCGCGCCGGCGTGCTCTTCTACGAGTCCCAGGACTACGTCAACGCGCGCAAGTCCTTCAACGAGCTGCTCTTCGAGAACCCGCTCCATCCCGAGGCCGCGGACGCCAAGCTCCGGCTGGGCCGCTCCGCGCTCGAGGTGGGCGCCTACCGCGACGCCTACCTGATGCTCTCCAGCCTCGCCGAGCGCGCCGAGGGCGCCGAGCAGGTGCGGCTGTGGCAGGACACCGCGAAGGCCGCGGAGAAGGCGGGCCTCTATGGGCAGGCCCTGCAGATCGCCGTGGACCTGGCCGGCCGCGCGCAGACGCCCGAGGAGCAGCAGGCCGCGGTGGCCCGGGTGCAGCAACTGGTGGAGGGCCGCGCGGGCTTCGTGGACGTGGCCCGGGTGGCGGAGGGCCTGCCCGCCTCGCATCCCGCGTGGCCGGTGCTCACCTTCAAGCTGGCGCGCATCCACTACCACCTGCGTGACTGGACGCGCCTGGAGGAGACGCTCAACCGCTTCCTCGCCGAGGCCCCCTCCCATCCCTTCGCCCCCCAGGCCCGCGAGCTGCTCACGCGCGCCACGCGGCGCGTGGAGGTGCAGCCCCGGGCGGTGGGGCTCCTGCTGCCCATGACGGGCAAGTACAAGGCCTGGGGCGAGGCGGTGCTGCGGGGCGTGAAGCTGGGCCTGTCCGGCAGCGACGTGGAGCTCATCGTCAAGGACACCCAGGGCGATGTGAACCTCACCGGCCAGGCGATGGAGCAGCTCGCCTATGACGAGGGCGCCATCGCGGTGCTCGGCCCCATCGCCTCCGAGGACTCGCGGCGCGCGGCGCTCCTGGCCGAGGAGCTCCAGGTGCCGCTGCTCACGTTCACGCGCCAGGAGGACATCACCGCCATCGGGCCGTACGTCTTCCGCAACATGCTCACCAACTCGGCCCAGGCGCGCGCCATCGCCGACTACGCCATGAAGGAGAAGGGGCTGCGCAGCTTCGCCATGCTCTATCCGAACCTGCCCTACGGCGTGGAGCTGGCCAACGACTTCTGGGACCAGGTGGTGGACAACGGCGGCCAGGTGCGCGGCGCCGAGACGTACGCGCATGATCAGACGACCTTCACCTCCGAGGCCAAGAAGCTCGTGGGCCGCTACTACCTGGAGGACCGGGGCGACTACGTCGAGGGCGTGCGCGAGGTGCAGGAGCAGACGACCGGCCAGGACGCGTTCCGCAAGCGCAAGGCCATGGAGAAGATGAAGGGCAGCGTGGAGCCCATCGTCGACTTCGAGGCCATCTTCATCCCGGACGAGTGGCGGCGGGTGAGCCTGGTGGCCCCGGCGCTCGCCGTGGAGGACATCGTCACCAACGCGTGCGACGCGCGCGACCTGGAGCGCATCCGCAAGACGACGGGCAAGAAGACCCTCAAGACGGTCATGCTGCTGGGCACCAACGCGTGGAGCAGCGCCAAGGGCGCCAGCGGCCTGCCCGAGCTCGTCGAGCGCGGGGGCAAGTTCGTCAACTGCTCGGTGTACGTGGATGGCTTCTTCGTGGACTCGCAGCGGCCGGCCACGCAGCGCTTCGTGAAGTCCTACCGCCAGACGTACAACGGCGATCCGAGCCTCCTGGAGGCCTACGGCTATGACTCGGCGCGCATGCTGCGGCAGCTCCTCGAGAGCAAGCAGGCCCCGCAGAGCCGCGCGGAGCTGCGCGAGGCGCTGGCCAACCTCAAGGACTTCGACGGGGCCACCGGCAAGACGTCCTTCGACGACAAGCGCGAGGCGCGCAAGCCCCTGTTCCTGCTGTCCGTGAGCAACAAGGGCGTCACCGAGGTGACTCCGGATCAGAGGGCCTCCGTGGGGGACATGTGA
- a CDS encoding WD40 repeat domain-containing protein: MLAACRHAAPVLAPDVSARLESTPGGYLAGDAVGLEDADVLERRDFVWTLDFSPDGARVAFTHLAGQDYRLGLWSLGPPPARVVDASLNPSEFDVEALAFSADGALLASAGWDGVVRLFDAATGAPRASLRTEEPLTAVAFHPAGGYLVVGSARGLVTVLRAADLGFSFEARPHADRVSALAFAPDGTLYSGGWDKRIHVLGTREEAPRRDGARVHFERRSGHAVVVGTVNGGALVRFALDARTPALVLGTAAAREAGIDPAFVQETVSLPTALGSTLARLVRAQRLRFKGLVLEGVDVAVCDACLPADVAGVLGAPFAERVDVAFDEATAEAVLTLKAPAPPAPVEERALVLAPRATFSFEAHVNDVTVDAAGRRLGVAFSAAKAERTRAVYEREKKGLVEPPSAWNAAAVVDAGSGQVLRKWTGHEGVVASAGISPDGRALVSGSWDKRLLLWREGQESPVAERRLGWSVRRARFGPDGRLVGVAAWTPQKVTGDQQSDPSAALFSVRYAAPSVQRR; encoded by the coding sequence ATGCTCGCGGCCTGCCGTCACGCCGCGCCGGTGCTCGCCCCCGACGTCTCCGCCCGGCTCGAGTCCACGCCGGGGGGCTACCTCGCGGGAGACGCGGTGGGCCTCGAGGACGCGGACGTGCTGGAGCGCCGTGACTTCGTCTGGACGCTCGACTTCTCGCCGGACGGCGCGCGCGTGGCCTTCACGCACCTGGCCGGGCAGGACTACCGGCTCGGGCTCTGGTCCTTGGGGCCCCCGCCGGCGCGCGTGGTGGATGCCTCCCTCAACCCCTCCGAGTTCGACGTGGAGGCGCTGGCCTTCTCCGCCGACGGCGCGCTCCTGGCGAGCGCGGGGTGGGACGGCGTGGTGCGCCTGTTCGACGCGGCCACCGGAGCGCCTCGGGCGAGCCTGCGCACCGAGGAGCCCCTCACCGCCGTGGCCTTCCACCCCGCGGGCGGCTACCTCGTGGTGGGCAGTGCCCGGGGACTCGTCACCGTGCTGCGCGCGGCCGACCTGGGCTTCTCCTTCGAGGCGCGGCCCCATGCGGACCGGGTGAGCGCGCTCGCCTTCGCGCCGGACGGGACGCTGTACTCGGGCGGTTGGGACAAGCGCATCCACGTCCTCGGCACGCGCGAGGAGGCGCCCCGGCGCGATGGCGCGCGGGTGCATTTCGAGCGGCGCTCGGGCCACGCGGTGGTGGTGGGCACCGTCAATGGCGGCGCTCTGGTGCGCTTCGCGCTGGATGCGCGTACGCCCGCCCTCGTGCTCGGCACGGCGGCGGCGCGTGAGGCGGGCATCGACCCGGCCTTCGTCCAGGAGACGGTGTCCCTGCCCACCGCGCTCGGCTCCACCCTGGCGCGGCTCGTGCGCGCCCAGCGCCTGCGCTTCAAGGGCCTGGTGCTCGAGGGCGTGGACGTGGCGGTGTGTGACGCGTGCCTCCCCGCGGACGTGGCGGGGGTGTTGGGCGCGCCCTTCGCCGAGCGCGTGGACGTGGCGTTCGACGAGGCCACGGCCGAGGCCGTCCTCACCCTCAAGGCCCCCGCGCCTCCGGCTCCGGTGGAAGAGCGGGCGCTGGTGCTCGCCCCGCGCGCCACGTTCTCCTTCGAGGCGCACGTCAACGACGTCACCGTCGACGCGGCCGGGCGCCGCCTGGGCGTGGCCTTCTCGGCGGCGAAGGCCGAGCGCACCCGCGCCGTGTACGAGCGGGAGAAGAAGGGGCTCGTCGAGCCGCCCTCGGCCTGGAACGCCGCGGCGGTGGTGGACGCGGGCTCGGGCCAGGTGCTGCGCAAGTGGACGGGCCATGAGGGCGTGGTGGCCTCCGCGGGCATCTCCCCCGACGGGCGCGCGCTCGTGAGTGGAAGCTGGGACAAGCGGCTGCTCCTCTGGCGCGAGGGGCAGGAGTCCCCCGTGGCCGAGCGGCGCCTGGGCTGGTCCGTGCGTCGGGCGCGCTTTGGTCCGGACGGGCGGCTCGTGGGCGTGGCCGCGTGGACGCCGCAGAAGGTGACGGGAGATCAGCAGAGCGATCCCTCCGCCGCCCTCTTCTCCGTGCGCTACGCCGCCCCCAGCGTCCAGCGGCGCTAG
- a CDS encoding NAD-binding oxidoreductase, producing MNDWHPTTVAAVLPAAEDLTELVLDISGTPLVGHHRMPGQYVRLSLPEVGESMFAIASAPEPSGTRWEFLLKGGSPLSERLITLEPGARVYSKQPEGKGFPLPLARGRGLLLFAVGSGISPIRSVIESIRRERGAYGRVTLYFGARTPRAFAYEDELRHWEEADIRVVRTVSQPGDSDWQGLTGYVQAHLNEEPVEDTEAFLCGQSSMVKGVIEALCARGLPREAIHLNY from the coding sequence ATGAACGACTGGCACCCCACCACCGTGGCGGCCGTGCTCCCCGCCGCGGAGGACCTCACCGAGCTCGTCCTGGACATCTCGGGCACCCCCCTGGTGGGACACCACCGGATGCCCGGGCAATACGTGCGCCTGTCGCTGCCCGAGGTGGGCGAGAGCATGTTCGCCATCGCCTCGGCGCCCGAGCCCTCCGGCACCCGGTGGGAGTTCCTCCTCAAGGGGGGCAGCCCCCTGTCCGAGCGGCTCATCACGCTCGAGCCCGGGGCTCGGGTGTACAGCAAGCAGCCCGAGGGCAAGGGCTTTCCCCTGCCCCTGGCACGTGGACGGGGGTTGCTGCTCTTCGCCGTCGGCTCGGGTATCTCCCCCATCCGCTCCGTCATCGAGAGCATCCGCCGGGAGCGCGGGGCCTACGGGCGGGTGACGCTCTACTTCGGGGCGCGCACCCCGCGCGCGTTCGCCTACGAGGACGAGCTGCGCCACTGGGAGGAGGCGGACATCCGCGTGGTGCGCACGGTGAGCCAGCCGGGAGACAGCGACTGGCAGGGGCTCACCGGCTACGTCCAGGCCCATCTGAACGAGGAGCCGGTGGAGGACACCGAGGCCTTCCTCTGTGGCCAGTCGAGCATGGTGAAGGGCGTCATCGAGGCACTGTGCGCGCGGGGGCTGCCCCGCGAGGCCATCCACCTCAACTACTAG
- a CDS encoding transglycosylase domain-containing protein: MKTVLWLVLFLIGLTGVALPAAYLHAASKLPQLETEFDLEKQLRHSIEGERMSIRAGTFEQGRSVEFARPDFSRLPKDLVALYISQLGCPTFFQTEREDGPKWAWRLLVKVAAGANLAGDGSCERKLAMRLAMALGIEEPLQQTVAAHRLHSFLQKDQLIAYDLASIYFERGIVGVDDAAYKLFGKELDALELSQLAELSLTLPPHGFYTDAVQCRNESIIRQNRDVLLADLADYKLVTVERARNAMAQPVTCH, encoded by the coding sequence GTGAAGACCGTGCTCTGGTTGGTGTTGTTCCTCATCGGGTTGACGGGGGTCGCGCTGCCCGCCGCCTACCTCCATGCGGCCAGCAAGTTGCCGCAGTTGGAGACCGAGTTCGACCTGGAAAAGCAGCTGCGCCACTCCATCGAGGGCGAGCGCATGAGCATCCGCGCCGGCACCTTCGAGCAGGGCCGCTCCGTGGAGTTCGCCCGGCCGGACTTCTCCCGCCTGCCCAAGGATCTGGTCGCCCTCTACATCTCCCAGCTCGGCTGCCCCACCTTCTTCCAGACGGAGCGCGAGGACGGGCCGAAGTGGGCCTGGCGCCTGCTGGTGAAGGTGGCCGCGGGCGCCAACCTCGCGGGGGATGGCTCCTGTGAGCGCAAGCTGGCCATGCGGCTCGCCATGGCGCTGGGCATCGAGGAGCCGCTGCAGCAGACCGTGGCCGCCCACCGCCTGCACTCCTTCCTCCAGAAGGATCAGCTCATCGCCTACGATCTGGCCAGCATCTACTTCGAGCGGGGCATCGTCGGGGTGGATGACGCGGCGTACAAGCTCTTCGGCAAGGAGCTGGACGCGCTCGAGCTGTCGCAACTCGCCGAGCTATCGCTCACCCTGCCGCCGCACGGCTTCTACACGGACGCCGTGCAGTGCCGCAACGAGAGCATCATCCGCCAGAACCGGGACGTGCTGCTAGCGGACCTGGCCGACTACAAGCTGGTGACCGTGGAGCGGGCCCGCAACGCGATGGCCCAGCCGGTCACCTGCCACTAG